A genomic segment from Methanoplanus limicola DSM 2279 encodes:
- a CDS encoding HEPN domain-containing protein yields the protein MWKNITREEAFLNKLFHEGKIQIVESNDNVSLSYKNKSESYLISAKILFENGKLEETVSMAYYSMYYMLMALLFKTGIKCENHSASIILLNRVFQIDNSKIFEAKKERIDKQYYVDFTISSHDVCEMIKDAESFNSDISWTIERMNTEELKRYQSRISEFLK from the coding sequence GTGTGGAAAAATATTACGAGAGAAGAGGCTTTTTTAAATAAATTATTTCATGAAGGCAAAATTCAGATCGTTGAATCAAACGATAATGTATCATTATCATATAAAAATAAATCAGAAAGTTATCTGATTTCTGCAAAAATTCTCTTTGAAAACGGAAAACTTGAAGAAACGGTTTCAATGGCATATTACAGTATGTATTACATGCTTATGGCACTGCTCTTTAAAACCGGAATAAAATGTGAAAACCATTCAGCATCAATAATATTACTAAACAGAGTATTTCAGATTGATAATTCTAAAATTTTCGAGGCAAAAAAAGAGAGAATAGACAAACAATACTACGTGGATTTTACAATAAGTTCACATGATGTCTGCGAAATGATAAAAGATGCTGAATCATTCAACTCTGATATTTCATGGACAATAGAACGAATGAACACTGAAGAACTAAAAAGATATCAGAGCAGGATCTCAGAATTTCTTAAATAG
- a CDS encoding DUF1616 domain-containing protein, whose product MNEDERLDNIITAFSPDKIFKDIIVIFVWLILAVIFIYVPILNQTPLRVVFALPVVLFIPGYALIAALFPGNRDIDGIERTALSFGLSIAVVPLIGLGLNYTPWGIRLDPIVTSLVIFTTAMLLIAQYRRSIIPNEEQFHVPLKPMIEEAKGELFPEESTKLDRILSIVLIISIIAAIGTTIFVIVVPKEGEKFTEFYILGEEGMAADYPTKFYASTPQNITIGVGNHEYRDINYFVELFAVNQTFNEKTNTSKINTMELLGRKEITVADNTTEEFDYTFTVKDPDVNKIQFLLFADSYPNSSVTKFERINESYRDLHLWVDVREPIKTG is encoded by the coding sequence ATGAACGAAGACGAAAGACTTGACAATATAATAACAGCCTTCTCGCCGGATAAAATATTCAAAGACATAATTGTCATATTCGTCTGGCTGATACTTGCAGTAATATTCATCTATGTACCAATCCTGAACCAGACACCACTAAGAGTCGTATTTGCACTTCCGGTAGTCTTATTCATCCCGGGATATGCACTAATAGCAGCCCTTTTTCCGGGCAACAGAGACATAGACGGAATCGAAAGAACAGCACTCTCATTCGGACTGTCAATTGCAGTAGTACCGCTCATTGGCCTCGGCCTCAACTACACCCCCTGGGGCATCAGGCTTGACCCGATTGTAACCTCCCTTGTGATCTTTACAACCGCAATGCTTCTCATTGCCCAGTACAGAAGATCCATAATTCCAAACGAAGAGCAGTTCCATGTACCCTTAAAGCCGATGATAGAAGAGGCTAAAGGAGAGCTTTTTCCGGAGGAGAGCACAAAACTGGACAGGATACTCTCAATAGTCCTGATAATATCAATTATAGCCGCAATAGGAACAACAATCTTTGTAATAGTTGTTCCAAAAGAGGGCGAGAAGTTCACAGAATTCTACATACTCGGAGAAGAAGGCATGGCAGCCGATTACCCGACCAAATTCTACGCCAGTACACCTCAGAATATCACAATCGGAGTCGGCAACCACGAATACAGAGATATAAACTACTTTGTTGAACTTTTCGCAGTAAACCAGACATTCAATGAAAAGACAAACACATCAAAGATAAATACAATGGAACTTCTGGGACGAAAAGAGATAACAGTTGCAGACAACACCACAGAAGAATTCGACTACACCTTCACAGTCAAAGATCCGGATGTAAACAAAATACAGTTCCTCCTCTTTGCAGACTCATACCCAAACAGTTCAGTCACAAAATTCGAAAGAATAAACGAGAGCTACAGAGATCTGCACCTCTGGGTTGATGTAAGAGAACCGATAAAAACCGGATAA
- a CDS encoding type II toxin-antitoxin system HicB family antitoxin, which produces MDYKISVYEENGVYVARCLKPEIASCGDSRKEALYNIREAIDLYLINARELGIIDEE; this is translated from the coding sequence ATGGATTATAAAATCTCAGTTTATGAGGAAAACGGGGTATATGTTGCCAGATGCTTAAAACCGGAGATTGCCAGTTGTGGTGACAGCCGGAAAGAGGCTCTGTACAATATCAGGGAGGCAATAGATCTGTACCTGATCAATGCCCGTGAACTGGGAATTATTGATGAAGAATGA
- a CDS encoding DUF58 domain-containing protein, whose amino-acid sequence MRIKNPGLTVVLSAVILAAAGVFFRDFNYTISGFFISGILLLNYHYLLFNLKRAASAAEISRSLDKKFVRRGEVVEISADITVPGDYPFDISAEDVIPVGTEMFTGSNTCFVRGSGSVRYNVTCLAHGSISPVGMRLILDGYFFSAGILIPESGLDDITVFPSLKFSDAKSRLFGEKEVDRIRPIKGSGIRDYREYTYTDDIRSIDWKVSAKQGKLFIREYTGIEGEGDMFIVDLPDVEESGRDIEPLKGVVGSVLSSGDYRDKILVRISGCNLVGIRRIRSGAVPVKNILNDIGPSVRDVHMYRYRTGNIRGDLTERYSEVKSAFSGYERAYSFEEEVFALFEKNNPGGIKIMTGGCGDMSHIGVIAKAASKRGIKTHCCIPKSAGFEENLKILRQFKFDILEAL is encoded by the coding sequence TTGAGAATTAAAAATCCCGGACTGACTGTTGTACTGTCGGCAGTTATCTTAGCTGCGGCAGGTGTTTTCTTCCGGGATTTTAATTACACCATTTCCGGATTTTTCATATCCGGAATTCTGCTCCTGAATTATCACTATCTTCTTTTTAATCTGAAGAGGGCTGCATCGGCTGCTGAGATAAGCCGCAGTCTGGATAAGAAGTTTGTCCGCCGGGGTGAGGTTGTAGAAATATCGGCAGATATTACTGTTCCGGGAGATTATCCTTTTGACATAAGTGCGGAGGATGTAATTCCGGTGGGAACTGAGATGTTTACGGGCAGTAACACCTGCTTTGTGAGAGGTTCTGGTTCTGTCAGATATAATGTCACATGCCTTGCACACGGCAGTATATCTCCTGTAGGGATGAGGCTTATTCTTGATGGATATTTCTTCTCAGCCGGAATTTTAATTCCTGAAAGTGGTCTTGATGACATCACGGTATTTCCCTCACTTAAATTTTCGGATGCCAAATCCCGGCTCTTCGGTGAGAAGGAGGTTGACAGGATACGTCCAATTAAGGGTTCGGGTATCAGGGACTATCGTGAATACACATACACCGACGATATACGAAGCATTGACTGGAAGGTATCTGCCAAGCAGGGCAAACTCTTCATCCGGGAATATACCGGAATTGAGGGTGAGGGTGATATGTTCATTGTGGACCTCCCTGATGTTGAGGAGTCTGGCCGGGATATTGAACCCTTAAAAGGTGTTGTGGGTTCGGTTCTCTCATCCGGAGATTACAGGGACAAAATACTGGTCAGAATTTCCGGCTGCAACCTCGTGGGCATCCGCAGGATCAGGTCGGGTGCAGTTCCGGTTAAGAACATCTTAAATGACATCGGCCCTTCTGTCAGGGATGTCCATATGTACAGGTACAGAACCGGCAATATCCGGGGCGATCTGACTGAGAGATATTCTGAGGTTAAATCTGCATTTTCTGGTTATGAGCGGGCATATTCCTTTGAGGAGGAGGTCTTTGCACTCTTTGAGAAGAATAATCCGGGCGGGATTAAGATTATGACCGGAGGTTGTGGTGATATGAGTCATATCGGGGTTATTGCAAAGGCTGCATCCAAAAGAGGCATAAAAACGCATTGCTGCATTCCGAAATCTGCCGGGTTTGAGGAGAATCTCAAAATTCTCAGGCAGTTTAAATTCGATATTCTGGAGGCATTATGA
- a CDS encoding AAA family ATPase, with amino-acid sequence MNKESIEEGIKDIASVCAQVREITGSYIVGNQNLVETILIGVLSDGHVLIEGVPGTAKTTIVKLVSIMLGCESKRLQCAVDTQPSDIIGIRIWNQRENEFEFKRGPVFTNILLIDEINRLPPRSQSAFIEAMSERQVTVDGRGVKLNKPFFTIATQNPFEQEGTFPLIEAQKDRFMFSINSKYLDADDELEIISREQKGSLNWSFISGKVKPLLSAEKIDRGAETVKEITVEPPVLGYIRDIIIATRNHGDVRLGASSRGSIALLRGSKALAAINGRTYVTPDDVKAVAHRVLQHRVILKYESEISSITTADVIDQILGTIEVP; translated from the coding sequence ATGAATAAAGAATCAATAGAAGAAGGAATAAAAGATATCGCATCCGTCTGTGCTCAGGTACGTGAAATTACCGGTTCATATATTGTAGGCAACCAGAACCTTGTCGAGACTATCCTCATCGGAGTTTTAAGCGACGGGCATGTCTTAATCGAGGGTGTGCCGGGCACAGCCAAAACAACGATTGTAAAACTGGTATCAATAATGCTTGGATGTGAGAGCAAAAGGCTTCAGTGTGCGGTCGATACCCAGCCGTCAGATATTATCGGTATCAGGATCTGGAACCAGAGGGAGAATGAGTTTGAGTTTAAGAGAGGGCCTGTATTCACCAATATTCTGCTCATTGATGAGATAAACCGTCTTCCGCCACGGAGTCAGAGTGCATTTATTGAGGCGATGAGCGAGAGGCAGGTCACTGTTGACGGCCGTGGTGTAAAGCTCAATAAACCGTTCTTTACAATTGCTACACAAAATCCCTTTGAGCAGGAGGGGACATTCCCGCTCATTGAAGCGCAGAAGGACAGGTTCATGTTCTCAATCAATTCAAAGTATCTTGATGCGGACGATGAACTTGAAATTATCTCACGTGAGCAGAAAGGATCTCTTAACTGGAGCTTTATTTCAGGTAAGGTAAAGCCGCTGCTGTCCGCAGAGAAGATAGACAGGGGCGCTGAAACTGTAAAGGAGATCACGGTTGAACCTCCTGTTCTTGGGTATATCCGTGATATTATAATTGCCACCAGGAATCATGGCGATGTCAGGCTTGGTGCAAGTTCGAGAGGTTCCATTGCACTTCTGAGAGGTTCTAAAGCCCTTGCAGCAATAAACGGGCGGACATATGTCACTCCGGATGATGTCAAGGCAGTTGCCCACCGTGTCCTTCAGCACAGGGTTATTCTTAAGTATGAATCTGAGATCAGCAGTATAACCACGGCTGATGTCATTGATCAGATCCTTGGAACTATAGAGGTGCCCTGA
- a CDS encoding DUF4350 domain-containing protein has translation MRSWHIAFFGLLILALLVADVHFSGNDTEFSHYNYNWNGTSQFYDDAGSKIITDYSNLYGRKNSTLLMIEPDGKFTSSEITALMRFLRDGNKIFISDEPGNSNTLLGILGTGLSVTPGNLSSADMEYNNKRFIICYPYKEDGITAGVESVALNSPSVAEGGISLMRSSFLSWIDTNGNGKADATEPLGKRSVMVRDEAGQVYLLSDSSLFINRMYGYKRLRDNDRFIQNIMGLSDNLLVEYRHSAAASADGLSGILGALKSTDFIKISVIIIVTLLTILALARKEK, from the coding sequence ATGAGATCATGGCATATTGCATTCTTCGGTCTGCTGATTTTAGCCCTTCTTGTTGCTGATGTACATTTCTCCGGCAATGACACTGAATTCAGCCATTACAACTACAACTGGAACGGGACATCGCAGTTTTATGACGATGCCGGTTCCAAGATCATTACTGATTATTCAAATCTATATGGGCGAAAGAACAGCACCCTCCTGATGATAGAGCCGGACGGCAAATTTACTTCGTCTGAGATTACTGCTCTGATGAGATTTCTAAGGGATGGGAATAAGATCTTTATATCGGATGAACCAGGAAATTCCAATACTCTCCTTGGTATCCTTGGAACCGGGCTGAGTGTCACTCCCGGAAATCTTTCCAGTGCTGATATGGAGTACAACAATAAGCGTTTCATCATCTGCTACCCATATAAAGAGGACGGGATCACAGCCGGAGTTGAAAGTGTGGCACTGAACAGTCCGTCGGTTGCAGAAGGCGGTATAAGCCTGATGAGGTCTTCTTTTCTCTCCTGGATTGATACGAACGGAAACGGTAAGGCAGATGCCACAGAACCACTTGGGAAGAGATCTGTTATGGTGCGGGACGAGGCAGGGCAGGTTTATCTGTTATCTGATTCAAGTCTTTTTATCAACCGGATGTACGGGTACAAGAGACTGAGGGATAATGACAGATTTATTCAGAACATTATGGGTCTGTCAGATAATCTGCTTGTTGAGTACAGGCACTCTGCCGCAGCATCTGCTGACGGCCTCTCCGGAATACTTGGTGCACTTAAAAGCACAGATTTTATAAAAATATCAGTCATAATTATTGTAACGCTGCTGACAATATTAGCCCTTGCAAGGAAAGAGAAATGA
- a CDS encoding beta/alpha barrel domain-containing protein, translating into MSFTYDIEVPADVPESAKATYIKNYEMITHASGKLMLFAGDQKVEHLNSDFYGEDIHEDDADPEHLFRIASQGKIGVFATQLGLIARYGRDYSDIPYLVKLNSKTNLVKTKQKDPYSPQLYTVGQVAKFREISGLDIAAVGYTIYLGSEYEDKMLAEAANIIFEAHIHGLIVVLWIYPRGKAVADEKDPHLIAGAAGVAATIGADFVKVNAPKKEGFNSAEILKEATVAAGRTKVVCAGGSSTSAEDFLKQLYDQIHTGGASGNATGRNIHQKSLEEAVRMCNAISAITIDNADVEAALKIYNGN; encoded by the coding sequence ATGTCTTTTACATACGATATCGAAGTTCCGGCAGATGTGCCGGAGAGCGCAAAAGCGACTTATATCAAAAACTATGAGATGATCACCCACGCAAGCGGCAAACTCATGCTCTTTGCAGGCGATCAGAAGGTAGAGCACTTAAACAGCGACTTTTACGGCGAGGACATTCACGAAGACGATGCTGACCCCGAACACCTCTTCAGGATTGCTTCACAGGGCAAAATCGGAGTCTTTGCAACACAGCTCGGCCTTATCGCAAGGTACGGCAGAGATTACAGTGACATACCATATCTGGTAAAACTGAATTCAAAGACAAACCTCGTAAAGACAAAACAGAAGGACCCTTACAGCCCGCAGCTCTACACAGTCGGTCAGGTAGCAAAATTCAGGGAAATCTCAGGCCTTGATATCGCAGCAGTAGGCTATACAATCTACCTGGGCAGCGAATATGAGGACAAAATGCTCGCTGAAGCGGCAAACATCATCTTTGAAGCACACATCCACGGCCTTATCGTTGTTCTCTGGATATACCCAAGAGGAAAAGCAGTTGCAGACGAGAAGGACCCGCATCTAATCGCAGGCGCAGCAGGAGTGGCAGCAACAATTGGCGCCGACTTTGTCAAGGTAAACGCTCCCAAAAAGGAAGGATTCAACTCTGCTGAGATTTTAAAGGAGGCAACTGTCGCAGCCGGAAGAACAAAGGTTGTATGCGCAGGCGGTTCAAGCACCTCAGCCGAAGATTTCCTGAAGCAGTTATACGACCAGATCCACACCGGCGGAGCATCCGGAAACGCAACCGGAAGAAACATCCACCAGAAATCACTGGAAGAAGCCGTAAGAATGTGCAATGCCATCTCTGCAATAACAATTGACAACGCAGATGTCGAAGCTGCCCTTAAGATCTACAACGGAAACTGA
- the xth gene encoding exodeoxyribonuclease III, with product MLTNKDYLKCYVIYLQEVFVLIKRLVSWNVNGIRAVHKKGFLDFVKEYSPDILCIQETKAHEDQLPSELRHPEGYFSYFSSAEKKGYSGVALYSKDEPESVRFGFGSDRFDTEGRIIIADYPDFSLFNIYFPNGKASAERLDFKLDFYNECLNQAEKLLADGRNVIICGDVNTAHKEIDLARPKANENVSGFLPVERAWIDKLLDAGFADSFRMFTKEGGYYSWYDLKSRARERNVGWRIDYFFVSKKFLEHAVSAEILAHIYGSDHCPVTLEIEL from the coding sequence ATTCTGACCAATAAAGATTATCTGAAATGTTATGTTATCTATTTACAGGAGGTTTTTGTCCTGATAAAAAGGCTTGTCTCATGGAATGTTAATGGAATACGTGCTGTGCATAAGAAGGGTTTTTTAGATTTTGTAAAGGAATACAGTCCTGATATACTCTGTATTCAGGAGACGAAGGCGCATGAGGATCAGCTGCCCTCAGAGCTCAGGCATCCTGAGGGTTATTTCTCTTACTTCTCCTCAGCAGAAAAGAAGGGCTACAGCGGGGTTGCACTTTATTCAAAGGATGAACCGGAATCTGTCAGATTCGGATTCGGCTCTGATCGATTTGATACCGAGGGGCGCATAATCATAGCTGATTATCCTGATTTTTCACTCTTTAACATATATTTCCCTAACGGAAAAGCATCTGCTGAAAGGCTTGATTTTAAACTTGATTTTTATAATGAATGCCTGAACCAGGCAGAGAAGCTTCTTGCTGACGGCAGAAATGTCATCATCTGCGGTGATGTCAATACTGCTCATAAGGAGATTGATCTCGCAAGGCCGAAGGCAAATGAAAATGTTTCGGGTTTTCTTCCGGTGGAGAGGGCCTGGATTGATAAGCTTCTTGATGCCGGTTTTGCCGATTCGTTCCGGATGTTTACAAAAGAGGGCGGCTACTATTCCTGGTATGATTTAAAGAGCCGTGCAAGGGAGAGGAATGTCGGCTGGCGGATAGATTATTTCTTTGTCAGTAAAAAATTTTTGGAGCATGCTGTAAGTGCTGAAATTCTTGCACATATTTACGGTTCGGACCACTGTCCTGTAACGCTTGAGATTGAGTTGTAA
- a CDS encoding phosphoribosylanthranilate isomerase produces the protein MRVKICGITDKNDALFAETSGADAVGVVISGESKRNVTAGEAKEIFSVLGPFVSTVIVTHTESEDEMREIAEVNPSAIQVSTDVRIPDSYRGKIIRVVSDKKHNPEELPKNCDAIIIDSSRGEGSLFSRDFAEKVIKNSDVPVILAGGLNPENVGEAIRKLSPYAVDVCSGVEESPGIKDRFLVLNFLKAAGKLPVLKRKKT, from the coding sequence ATGAGAGTCAAGATTTGCGGAATTACAGATAAAAACGATGCGTTATTTGCAGAAACATCAGGCGCGGATGCAGTAGGGGTAGTAATATCAGGGGAATCGAAGAGAAATGTCACAGCCGGTGAGGCAAAAGAGATCTTTTCAGTACTTGGACCGTTTGTCTCAACCGTGATTGTGACCCATACAGAATCAGAAGATGAGATGAGAGAGATTGCAGAGGTAAACCCGTCTGCAATACAGGTTTCAACAGATGTCAGGATTCCTGATTCATACCGGGGAAAGATTATCCGCGTTGTATCTGATAAAAAGCATAATCCTGAAGAACTTCCCAAAAACTGTGATGCCATAATCATAGATTCAAGCAGGGGGGAGGGGAGTTTATTCAGCCGGGATTTTGCAGAAAAAGTCATAAAAAATTCAGATGTTCCGGTAATACTTGCAGGAGGGCTTAATCCGGAAAATGTAGGTGAGGCGATACGGAAACTCAGCCCCTATGCCGTTGACGTCTGCTCAGGTGTTGAGGAGAGTCCCGGTATCAAAGACCGCTTTTTAGTCCTCAATTTCCTGAAGGCTGCCGGCAAACTTCCGGTACTGAAAAGAAAAAAGACCTGA
- a CDS encoding ferritin family protein has protein sequence MPEFGSPFSGLANDRKLTDEELIRAVRFMVSAEYEAIQLYMQLAESTDNELAKEVLKDIADEERVHAGEFLRLLHHLAPDEQKFYDEGYGEVEEEIEKMKK, from the coding sequence ATGCCGGAATTTGGATCACCATTCTCAGGTCTTGCAAACGACAGAAAACTGACAGATGAGGAACTAATCAGGGCTGTGCGCTTCATGGTCTCAGCAGAGTATGAGGCAATTCAGCTTTATATGCAGCTTGCAGAGTCAACAGACAATGAACTTGCAAAAGAAGTATTAAAAGATATTGCAGATGAAGAGAGAGTCCATGCAGGCGAATTCTTAAGACTTCTCCACCACCTCGCACCTGACGAGCAGAAGTTCTATGACGAAGGTTACGGGGAAGTTGAAGAAGAGATTGAGAAGATGAAAAAATAA
- the hxlB gene encoding 6-phospho-3-hexuloisomerase, giving the protein MTECENVQDMIRLMASKLEEMADSLSDKEVKQFIDEILGARSIYVMGAGRSGLVAKSFAMRLMHLGLKSYVIGETITPAMKDGDTVVAFSGSGETKTIAELCETAKALNGRICLVTSKKDSRIGKIANSTVVIESHRDQVDDESAEYEIRQMMGDHKSFAPLGTLFETGSMVFADSIISAVMEIIECEESDLKCRHANIE; this is encoded by the coding sequence ATGACAGAATGTGAAAATGTGCAGGACATGATCCGCCTCATGGCATCCAAACTGGAAGAGATGGCAGACTCTCTCTCAGATAAGGAGGTCAAACAGTTTATAGACGAGATTCTGGGTGCAAGGAGCATCTATGTAATGGGCGCCGGAAGATCAGGCCTTGTTGCAAAATCTTTTGCAATGAGGCTTATGCATCTCGGACTGAAGTCATATGTGATAGGTGAGACTATAACTCCGGCGATGAAGGACGGAGATACCGTGGTCGCCTTTTCAGGGTCAGGAGAAACAAAGACAATCGCAGAACTCTGTGAGACCGCAAAGGCACTCAACGGCAGAATATGTCTTGTCACATCAAAGAAGGACTCAAGAATTGGAAAGATTGCCAACTCTACAGTGGTCATCGAGAGTCACAGGGATCAGGTGGACGATGAATCAGCAGAGTATGAGATCAGGCAGATGATGGGCGATCACAAATCCTTTGCACCGCTTGGCACACTCTTCGAGACAGGCTCAATGGTATTTGCAGACTCAATAATCTCCGCAGTTATGGAAATTATCGAATGTGAAGAGTCTGACCTGAAATGCCGGCACGCAAATATCGAATGA
- a CDS encoding pyridoxal phosphate-dependent aminotransferase, producing MTEYSRRVTGIEMSGIRKFFQKAKPDSVNLGIGQPDFPTPKHIKKAGIEAIENNLTGYTFNYGVPELREALSKKFKRENNLSYSADQIIVTAGAGEALHIAMQTLVDEGDKVLFPDPGFVSYRECAVLAGGIPEPFALTEDLEIDPEALKSMIDDAKVIVLNSPGNPTGTVESVDTIRAVVEYADDKGVTVISDEVYEHFIYDGDKHVSAAAFGDNVVTINAASKTFSMTGWRLGFIAGSEDFIEQSVKVHQYCQTCATSISQYAAIAGYTGSMDCVWEMRDEYEARRNLLYDGLTNLGFDFKKPGGAFYLFVPMNEETFKKIIDAGVIAIPGDAFGENSKNYARFSYAASEENIKEALLRMKNII from the coding sequence ATGACAGAATATTCCAGAAGGGTGACCGGAATTGAGATGTCCGGCATAAGAAAATTCTTCCAGAAGGCAAAACCGGATTCGGTCAATCTTGGAATCGGACAGCCTGATTTTCCAACCCCAAAACATATAAAAAAAGCCGGCATTGAGGCGATTGAGAATAACCTCACCGGGTACACCTTCAATTACGGTGTACCGGAGTTAAGAGAGGCACTCTCAAAGAAGTTTAAGAGAGAGAATAACCTCTCATACAGTGCAGATCAGATAATTGTCACCGCAGGCGCTGGTGAAGCTCTGCATATTGCAATGCAGACCCTTGTGGATGAGGGAGATAAAGTATTATTCCCTGATCCCGGTTTTGTATCATACCGGGAATGTGCTGTCCTCGCCGGAGGAATTCCAGAGCCTTTTGCACTTACAGAAGACCTTGAAATAGATCCTGAAGCTCTAAAGTCGATGATCGATGATGCAAAGGTAATTGTGCTCAATTCACCCGGAAATCCGACCGGGACAGTTGAAAGCGTTGATACCATCAGAGCAGTGGTCGAATATGCGGATGACAAAGGAGTAACTGTCATATCTGATGAGGTATATGAACATTTCATCTATGACGGGGATAAACATGTCAGTGCCGCAGCATTCGGGGATAATGTCGTAACAATAAATGCTGCAAGCAAGACCTTCTCAATGACAGGGTGGAGACTTGGGTTCATCGCCGGAAGTGAGGATTTCATCGAGCAGAGTGTCAAGGTGCACCAGTACTGCCAGACCTGCGCAACCTCAATCTCCCAGTATGCCGCAATTGCAGGGTACACCGGCAGTATGGACTGTGTATGGGAGATGAGGGACGAATATGAAGCCCGGAGAAACCTGCTTTATGACGGACTTACCAATCTCGGCTTTGACTTTAAGAAACCCGGCGGTGCATTTTATCTGTTTGTCCCGATGAATGAAGAGACGTTCAAAAAGATCATTGATGCAGGAGTTATCGCAATTCCGGGCGATGCATTCGGTGAAAATTCAAAAAATTATGCAAGGTTCAGCTATGCAGCCTCAGAAGAGAATATAAAAGAGGCACTGCTCAGAATGAAAAATATAATCTGA
- a CDS encoding M42 family metallopeptidase, with protein sequence MVKELLKRLSDAHGVSSYEGNIREIIKKELAGHVDDIYTDKMGNLIAVKSGDDFKFMIASHMDEIGLMVQHIDEKGFIKFVHVGGWFNPVLYTQRVIIHGKKGPVTGVTGAKPPHKMSPEDRKKEIKTEDMFIDAGAVSEEEVKELGIEIGSPVTIDREFTDLANSRVTGKAMDNRVGVAVLIEALKKTDSPHTIYGVFTVQEELGLKGAKVSAFALAPDCAIATDVTIPGDHPGITKKDATVEMGKGPVLVLASAAGRGLMADWRVSDWLRKTAEENEIPYQLEVGEGGNTDATIIHLVRDGIPSIPLSVPARYIHSPVEVVDMKDVEASVKLLVKALKTKPDLTWD encoded by the coding sequence ATGGTAAAAGAGCTGTTAAAGAGACTTTCAGATGCACACGGTGTATCAAGCTATGAAGGAAATATCAGGGAGATAATTAAGAAGGAACTTGCCGGCCATGTCGATGACATCTATACAGACAAGATGGGCAATCTCATTGCTGTAAAATCCGGAGATGACTTTAAATTCATGATAGCATCCCACATGGATGAAATCGGACTGATGGTCCAGCATATAGACGAGAAGGGTTTTATAAAATTCGTCCATGTCGGAGGGTGGTTCAACCCTGTCCTGTACACACAGAGGGTAATAATTCACGGTAAAAAAGGACCGGTTACCGGCGTAACCGGAGCAAAACCTCCCCACAAGATGAGTCCGGAGGACCGGAAAAAAGAGATCAAAACCGAGGATATGTTCATCGATGCAGGTGCTGTCAGTGAGGAGGAAGTAAAAGAACTCGGTATTGAGATCGGATCCCCGGTTACGATTGACCGTGAATTTACTGACCTTGCAAACAGCCGCGTCACCGGAAAGGCTATGGACAACAGGGTGGGCGTTGCAGTTCTCATCGAGGCTCTAAAAAAGACAGACTCGCCGCATACTATATATGGTGTCTTTACAGTGCAGGAAGAGCTTGGACTTAAGGGTGCAAAGGTCAGTGCATTTGCACTTGCTCCGGACTGTGCCATTGCAACTGACGTGACAATACCTGGTGACCACCCCGGCATAACAAAGAAGGACGCAACCGTAGAGATGGGCAAAGGGCCTGTTCTTGTCCTTGCAAGCGCCGCCGGCAGAGGACTTATGGCAGACTGGCGGGTATCAGACTGGCTGAGAAAAACCGCTGAGGAGAATGAAATACCATACCAGCTTGAAGTCGGAGAAGGCGGAAACACCGATGCAACAATCATCCATCTTGTCAGGGACGGAATTCCAAGCATTCCGCTCTCAGTTCCGGCAAGGTACATCCATTCCCCTGTTGAGGTAGTTGATATGAAAGACGTTGAAGCCTCAGTAAAACTTCTTGTAAAGGCTCTCAAGACAAAACCTGATCTCACCTGGGACTGA